A genomic window from Gymnodinialimonas ceratoperidinii includes:
- a CDS encoding ABCB family ABC transporter ATP-binding protein/permease, whose product MPADTTVTNDPQDTAPGSRAEAEAAANAAYAEAERASGWRTIRKVAPYLWPADQAWVKQRVVISLVMLAVAKLIAVGTPFLYKAAVDMLAGENAVDPAWVLGVGAVGITVAYGMARALTVGFNQLRDAIFAKVAQRALRQLALETFQHIHALSLRYHIQRKTGGLSRIIERGVKGVEFLLRFLLFSVGPLILELALTGIILAVVFDINYLIVLAVTIGLYIWFTFKVTEWRVRIRKQMNDQDTDANQKAIDSLLNFETVKYFSAEAREAKRYDAAMEGYEAAALKTSYSLAFLNFGQSVLITAGLVIVMVMAALGVQDGSLSVGDFVMVNAYMIQITMPLNFLGTVYREIRQALVDMGEMFNLLEQPQEVRDAPDAQPLEVTGGNVRLEGVKFGYDAARPILKGVDIDIPAGETVAVVGSSGSGKSTIGRLMFRFYDVGDGRITIDGQDLRDVTQTSVHAQIGVVPQDTVLFNDSIYYNIAYGRDGATRAEVEQAAKAAAIHDFILSLPEGYDTPVGERGLKLSGGEKQRVGIARTLLKDPPILVLDEATSALDTDTEMEIQAELKAMGEGRTVLTIAHRLSTIVDADRIVVLEKGEVVEEGTHEALLASGGRYAQLWHRQASDEEDAA is encoded by the coding sequence ATGCCAGCCGACACGACAGTCACCAACGATCCGCAAGACACCGCGCCCGGTTCTCGCGCGGAAGCCGAAGCCGCGGCCAATGCCGCCTATGCCGAGGCCGAACGCGCCTCGGGGTGGCGCACGATCCGCAAGGTCGCGCCCTATCTCTGGCCTGCGGATCAGGCCTGGGTGAAGCAGCGGGTGGTGATCTCTCTGGTGATGCTGGCCGTAGCCAAGCTGATCGCGGTGGGCACGCCGTTCCTCTACAAGGCAGCCGTCGACATGCTGGCCGGCGAGAATGCCGTCGACCCGGCCTGGGTTCTGGGCGTCGGGGCAGTGGGCATCACCGTGGCCTACGGCATGGCGCGGGCGCTGACGGTGGGGTTCAACCAGCTGCGCGACGCGATCTTCGCCAAGGTCGCGCAGCGTGCCCTGCGGCAGCTGGCGCTGGAGACGTTCCAGCACATCCACGCCCTGTCGCTACGCTACCACATCCAGCGCAAGACCGGCGGGCTGAGCCGGATCATCGAGCGCGGGGTCAAGGGCGTCGAGTTCCTGCTGCGGTTCCTGTTGTTCTCGGTCGGTCCGCTGATCCTCGAGCTGGCGCTGACCGGCATCATCCTCGCGGTGGTGTTCGACATCAATTATTTGATCGTTCTGGCCGTCACCATCGGCCTCTACATCTGGTTCACCTTCAAGGTGACCGAATGGCGGGTCCGCATCCGAAAGCAGATGAACGATCAGGATACCGACGCGAACCAGAAGGCGATCGACAGCCTGCTGAACTTCGAGACGGTCAAGTATTTCAGCGCCGAGGCGCGGGAGGCGAAGCGCTATGACGCGGCGATGGAGGGCTATGAGGCGGCGGCGCTGAAGACGTCGTACTCGCTGGCCTTCCTCAATTTCGGCCAGTCGGTGCTGATCACCGCGGGCCTCGTGATCGTCATGGTCATGGCCGCGCTCGGCGTGCAGGACGGCAGCCTGAGCGTGGGTGATTTCGTCATGGTCAACGCCTACATGATCCAGATCACCATGCCGCTGAACTTCCTCGGCACTGTCTACCGCGAGATCCGGCAGGCGCTGGTGGATATGGGCGAGATGTTCAACCTTCTGGAACAGCCTCAGGAAGTGCGCGATGCCCCCGATGCGCAGCCTCTGGAGGTGACGGGCGGCAATGTGCGGCTGGAGGGGGTGAAATTCGGCTATGACGCCGCGCGGCCGATCCTGAAGGGCGTCGATATCGACATTCCTGCCGGTGAAACGGTGGCGGTCGTGGGCTCTTCAGGGTCCGGCAAATCGACCATCGGGCGGCTGATGTTCCGTTTCTACGACGTGGGCGACGGGCGGATCACCATCGACGGACAGGACCTGCGCGACGTGACGCAGACCTCGGTCCATGCCCAAATCGGCGTCGTGCCGCAGGACACGGTGCTGTTCAACGACTCGATCTATTACAACATTGCCTATGGCCGCGACGGGGCGACCCGCGCTGAAGTGGAGCAGGCGGCCAAGGCGGCGGCGATCCACGATTTCATCCTCTCGCTGCCGGAGGGCTATGACACCCCCGTGGGCGAGCGCGGCCTGAAGCTTTCGGGGGGCGAGAAGCAGCGGGTGGGCATCGCGCGCACCCTGTTGAAAGACCCGCCGATCCTCGTTCTGGACGAGGCCACGAGCGCGCTGGACACGGACACCGAGATGGAGATCCAGGCCGAGTTGAAGGCCATGGGCGAAGGCCGCACGGTGCTGACCATCGCGCACCGGCTCTCGACCATCGTCGACGCGGACCGGATCGTGGTGCTGGAGAAGGGCGAAGTTGTCGAGGAAGGCACCCACGAGGCGCTTCTGGCCAGCGGCGGGCGCTACGCGCAGCTTTGGCATCGCCAGGCCTCGGACGAGGAAGACGCAGCCTGA
- a CDS encoding LysM peptidoglycan-binding domain-containing protein, translated as MKLATMFGSSSSAIGATAIGAVVLIAGAVGVSVYNAEREGEGPETVAEVAVEGSAPEVAPDVANGGSEAEAGAGPADNDAPDATVDAAEATSEAAEPAQEPETVPVLPLEAPRLDVVRVDAAGNAVIAGQTSPDLSVAIVLDGEEIAVARADGTGAFVALLSLDPSDAPRMLAVEARPENGPVLAGVETVLIAPFSSPETTIDIAAASDAEAEADGPEMADALDAEAVPETSAAAEDVAMEGTAEEAAPDATVTEGGTEVAAAETPEPTPAPELASAPEVDELALADTESAELPTVGTEVDAPSVGAEAEGAEPPVPGDGAEVAETGAEAEAELTETLATADASPETGESAEIAVTEETPSVGSETEIAAGDPEEGSAAEVASADAATTDVASEETSVEVASATPETPVEPTQRPREIGADAQGVDAQPEAQVALGDDAAAVDPEPEEIAAAQTDADTPSATNAPDAADTPDASGTPEAADTPDTAEPASTPRPSGAPAVVIAGPEGVRVVQGAASSPTVQTSVQLDAISYNTQGAVILAGRGPVASDIQVYLNNQPIQLGEVSAGGDWSLQLPDVDPGTYTLTVAGLAEDGTTTSSVETPFLREDPDRVADAPRVADGGIDVITVQPGFTLWGIAEDTFGEGILYVQIFEENQDQIRDPDWIFPGQIFRIPELATEADEN; from the coding sequence ATGAAACTTGCGACGATGTTCGGAAGCAGCTCCAGCGCGATCGGGGCAACGGCCATTGGTGCCGTGGTGCTGATCGCGGGGGCGGTAGGTGTCTCTGTCTATAATGCAGAGCGCGAGGGCGAGGGGCCGGAAACGGTCGCGGAAGTCGCGGTTGAAGGCAGCGCGCCCGAGGTCGCCCCCGATGTCGCCAATGGCGGGTCCGAGGCCGAGGCGGGCGCCGGACCGGCTGACAACGACGCGCCTGATGCAACGGTCGATGCGGCGGAGGCAACGTCCGAGGCGGCAGAGCCGGCTCAGGAACCCGAGACGGTACCGGTATTGCCGCTGGAAGCACCGCGCCTTGACGTGGTGCGCGTGGACGCTGCGGGCAACGCTGTGATTGCCGGACAGACATCTCCTGACCTTTCGGTTGCGATCGTTCTGGACGGCGAAGAGATTGCCGTGGCGCGCGCCGATGGCACCGGGGCCTTCGTGGCCCTCCTTTCGCTCGACCCGTCCGACGCGCCGCGGATGCTTGCCGTCGAAGCGCGCCCCGAGAACGGCCCGGTTCTGGCCGGGGTAGAGACCGTGCTGATCGCGCCGTTCTCGTCGCCCGAGACGACCATCGACATTGCCGCCGCTTCCGACGCAGAGGCTGAGGCAGACGGCCCGGAGATGGCCGACGCACTAGACGCGGAGGCCGTGCCGGAAACGAGCGCGGCGGCGGAGGATGTCGCAATGGAGGGCACGGCAGAGGAAGCTGCGCCGGATGCGACCGTGACGGAGGGCGGAACGGAGGTTGCAGCGGCCGAGACGCCGGAGCCGACACCGGCCCCAGAGCTGGCCTCTGCCCCCGAGGTCGACGAACTCGCGCTGGCGGACACCGAAAGCGCGGAGTTGCCGACGGTCGGCACCGAGGTGGACGCGCCATCGGTAGGTGCAGAGGCTGAAGGTGCGGAGCCGCCCGTTCCAGGCGATGGTGCAGAGGTCGCTGAGACCGGCGCGGAAGCTGAGGCTGAATTGACCGAGACTTTGGCCACGGCGGATGCCTCGCCAGAGACGGGCGAGAGTGCTGAGATTGCGGTGACGGAGGAGACTCCGTCCGTTGGCAGCGAGACCGAAATCGCGGCGGGTGACCCGGAAGAGGGCAGCGCCGCAGAGGTTGCCAGCGCAGATGCCGCGACTACCGATGTTGCGAGTGAGGAAACCTCCGTGGAGGTCGCGAGTGCAACGCCTGAAACGCCGGTCGAGCCAACGCAGCGGCCTCGGGAGATCGGAGCGGATGCGCAAGGCGTGGACGCGCAGCCCGAGGCGCAGGTTGCCCTTGGTGACGATGCGGCCGCGGTGGACCCGGAGCCCGAAGAAATCGCGGCGGCACAAACGGACGCCGATACGCCGAGCGCGACTAACGCGCCAGACGCAGCCGATACGCCAGATGCATCTGGCACGCCGGAAGCAGCCGATACGCCAGACACAGCCGAACCCGCTTCTACGCCCCGCCCATCGGGTGCGCCTGCGGTGGTCATCGCGGGGCCAGAGGGCGTGCGCGTGGTGCAGGGTGCCGCGTCAAGTCCGACGGTGCAGACCTCGGTGCAACTCGACGCGATCTCCTACAATACCCAAGGCGCGGTGATCCTCGCCGGGCGCGGTCCGGTGGCCTCGGATATCCAGGTCTACCTCAACAACCAGCCGATCCAATTGGGCGAAGTCAGCGCCGGGGGCGATTGGTCCCTGCAACTACCCGACGTCGATCCGGGCACCTACACGCTGACGGTCGCCGGGCTGGCTGAGGATGGCACCACCACCAGCAGCGTCGAGACGCCTTTCCTGCGCGAAGACCCCGACCGGGTGGCCGATGCGCCACGGGTGGCGGACGGCGGCATCGACGTGATCACCGTGCAGCCGGGCTTCACCCTTTGGGGGATCGCCGAGGACACCTTCGGTGAAGGCATTCTCTACGTGCAGATCTTCGAGGAAAATCAGGATCAGATCCGCGACCCGGACTGGATTTTCCCCGGCCAGATCTTCCGAATTCCCGAGTTGGCGACGGAAGCGGACGAGAACTGA
- a CDS encoding efflux RND transporter periplasmic adaptor subunit, which produces MKLFPLLTAALVCVVLYFAILDRDSLVNFADGFASTARDVLPEPNNTPNDITPLADEDAAGLDDGLINVVVRRSEAQVTENAVVLRGRTEALRLVDVASETSGRIISTPIRAGAFVEEDQVLCEIDPGTSGTALEEALARLGEAQARVPEAEARIPEAEARLPEARAMLAQAEAQLTAAEIDGNAATRLAESGFGSNTRAASATASVAAAQAGVESAMAQVQGAQAGVQAARAGVQSAQAGVRAAEAAVTRAEEAIEMLTIHAPFSGLLETDTAELGSLMQPGAICATIIQLDPIKLVGFVPEAQVDRVRVGATAGARLASGQEVQGEVTFLSRSADERTRTFRVEITVPNSELAIRDGQTADILIQTEGTPAHLLPASALTLNDEGLLGVRTVEDGIVQFVEVEMLRDTARGVLLAGLPENVDIIVVGQEFVTAGVEVATTLEELTQ; this is translated from the coding sequence ATGAAGCTGTTTCCGCTCCTGACCGCTGCGCTCGTCTGCGTGGTGCTCTATTTCGCGATCCTGGACCGCGACAGCCTGGTAAACTTCGCTGACGGCTTCGCCTCGACCGCGCGCGACGTGCTGCCGGAGCCCAACAACACCCCGAACGACATCACACCGCTCGCCGATGAAGACGCCGCGGGCTTAGACGATGGCCTGATCAATGTGGTCGTGCGCCGGTCCGAGGCGCAGGTGACCGAGAACGCGGTGGTCCTGCGGGGCCGGACCGAGGCGCTGCGGCTCGTGGACGTTGCCTCGGAAACCTCCGGGCGCATCATTTCGACCCCGATCCGCGCGGGCGCTTTCGTGGAAGAGGATCAAGTCCTCTGCGAGATCGATCCCGGCACCTCCGGCACCGCTTTGGAAGAGGCGTTGGCCCGTCTGGGTGAAGCGCAGGCCCGTGTCCCCGAGGCCGAGGCCCGCATCCCCGAGGCAGAGGCGCGCCTGCCGGAGGCCCGCGCGATGCTGGCGCAGGCCGAGGCACAGCTTACCGCCGCCGAGATCGACGGCAACGCCGCGACACGGCTCGCGGAATCGGGCTTCGGCTCCAACACCCGCGCGGCCTCGGCTACGGCGAGCGTTGCGGCGGCGCAGGCCGGCGTTGAAAGCGCGATGGCGCAGGTGCAGGGCGCGCAGGCGGGCGTTCAAGCGGCGCGCGCGGGCGTCCAATCGGCGCAGGCCGGCGTCCGCGCGGCAGAGGCCGCCGTGACACGCGCCGAAGAAGCCATCGAGATGCTGACGATCCACGCCCCCTTCTCGGGCCTGCTGGAAACCGACACCGCCGAACTGGGCAGCCTGATGCAGCCCGGTGCGATCTGCGCCACGATCATTCAGCTCGATCCGATCAAGCTGGTGGGCTTCGTTCCCGAGGCGCAGGTCGACCGGGTCCGCGTCGGCGCCACGGCGGGCGCGCGTCTGGCCAGCGGCCAGGAGGTTCAGGGCGAGGTCACCTTCCTCTCGCGCTCCGCTGATGAGCGCACCCGCACCTTCCGCGTCGAGATCACCGTCCCCAATTCCGAGCTTGCGATCCGCGACGGCCAGACCGCCGACATCCTGATCCAGACAGAAGGCACGCCCGCCCATCTTCTGCCCGCCTCGGCGCTGACCCTCAACGACGAGGGGCTGCTTGGCGTGCGCACGGTCGAGGACGGCATCGTCCAGTTCGTCGAGGTGGAGATGCTGCGCGACACCGCGCGCGGCGTCCTTCTGGCAGGACTGCCGGAGAACGTCGATATCATCGTCGTCGGACAGGAGTTCGTCACCGCCGGTGTCGAAGTCGCGACGACCCTTGAGGAGTTGACCCAATGA
- a CDS encoding efflux RND transporter permease subunit has translation MTGVIDWAASRARMVIAFVILSLTAGTAAYIGLPKEGEPDIDIPGLFVSVPFPGISALDSERLLVRPMEAEFQDLDGLLTINATAAEGYAGVFLEFEFGWDKGETIADVRDAMGRAEVQFPDGAESYSINEINFSEFPIMVVALSGSAPERTLIRLANEMQSELESLSPILSAGIAGARDEMLEVILDPLALEAYDVTAADLINAVQGNNQLIAAGEVTTESGSISVTIPASFETAQDVYNLAITVNGDRVVTLGELADIRLTYQDRDGTARFNGETTIALQVVKRQGFNIIDTVALIRETVASVEATWPEELRASVHVETTLDQSVQVDGMVRQLEGSVLTAIALVMIVVLAALGTRSALLVGFAIPTSFLLCFILLGVMGITISNIVMFGLILAVGMLVDGAIVVVEYADRRLSEGARPMQAYTEAAKRMFWPIVSSTATTLCAFLPMLFWPGVPGEFMGMLPVTLIFVLSASLIVALIYLPVLGGVAARFSRLIETSAMAFKGLLPWYVARLAVTIAMGYVMFLAALQVVRNGVLFTLPAALSPVVQMAISGAVFVLVCVVMSILVSSIQLPHREKKVTSGYRRGAFGWFIHALTGNPVMPLVSIAAVGFFVVSVFTYFGEHSRGVEFFVSTEPETAIVYVRARGNLSIAEQDAMVAQVEEIVLSQEGVRDVFAFAGSGGLDNNTGGAAAPADTVGQVQIDLEPWGTRPGGDLILEQLQARLDRLPGFETEIFSVATGPAAGKPVSLRLSGDNWEELQEATRVVRAYYEGLDGLTLVEDTLPLPGIDWEINVDVEAAGRFGADVQTVGAMVQLVTRGILLDTMRVPTSDEEIDIRVRFPEEARVLSTLDSLRVRTPDGLIPLSNFVTYAPAPQLATIERIDQSRFFMVKADVLSGLEQVSDAEGTPVAMLRDVAEIATGGSVELTYADTDYQIFARYTDLTPDQIEAGLLAGDLTTTPVNANERIENLTEWLETESPLPASVSWEWAGDQEEQEESQAFLSSAFAAALGLMFIILLAQFNSIYNAVLVLLAVVLSTTGVLIGMLVMDQTFSIIMTGTGIVALAGIVVNNNIVLIDTYQEYARFMPRLEAIVRTAEARIRPVLLTTITTMAGLAPMMYGISLDFGDGGYTINSPTALWWKQLATAVVFGLGIATVLTLVFTPSLLALRVWFWTILGGAFRALALLGARRLSVRAQDWALKRQARRTRDPVIFWDEEPAPAQPDNPTPAEHPEPAQDALIGPPRPPVNRPEPPADPYADTELDSDIGPRPPLRAAE, from the coding sequence ATGACGGGCGTCATCGACTGGGCCGCCTCCCGCGCGCGCATGGTCATCGCCTTCGTCATCCTGTCGCTGACCGCCGGCACCGCGGCCTACATCGGCTTGCCGAAAGAGGGTGAGCCCGACATCGACATCCCCGGCCTCTTTGTCTCGGTCCCCTTCCCCGGCATCTCGGCGCTCGACAGCGAACGCCTTCTTGTGCGCCCGATGGAGGCCGAGTTTCAGGACCTCGACGGGCTGCTGACGATCAACGCCACGGCAGCAGAGGGCTATGCCGGGGTGTTTCTCGAGTTCGAATTCGGGTGGGACAAGGGCGAGACCATCGCCGATGTCCGCGACGCCATGGGCCGCGCCGAGGTGCAGTTCCCGGACGGCGCCGAGAGCTATTCGATCAACGAGATCAACTTCTCGGAATTCCCGATCATGGTTGTCGCGCTCTCGGGCTCCGCGCCCGAGCGCACCCTGATCCGGCTCGCCAACGAGATGCAGTCCGAGCTCGAATCCCTCTCTCCGATCCTCTCGGCGGGCATCGCGGGCGCGCGCGACGAGATGCTGGAGGTGATCCTCGACCCCCTCGCGCTGGAGGCCTATGACGTCACCGCCGCCGACCTGATCAACGCGGTGCAGGGCAACAACCAACTGATCGCAGCGGGCGAGGTCACGACCGAAAGCGGCTCGATCTCGGTCACGATCCCGGCCAGCTTCGAGACGGCGCAAGACGTCTACAACCTCGCCATCACGGTGAACGGCGACCGCGTCGTCACGCTCGGAGAGCTGGCCGACATCCGCCTGACCTATCAGGACCGCGACGGCACCGCGCGCTTCAACGGCGAGACGACGATCGCCCTGCAGGTCGTGAAACGGCAGGGTTTCAACATCATCGACACGGTCGCGCTGATCCGCGAGACGGTCGCCTCGGTCGAGGCGACATGGCCCGAGGAACTGCGCGCCTCCGTCCACGTGGAAACCACACTGGACCAATCGGTGCAGGTCGACGGCATGGTGCGCCAACTGGAAGGCTCGGTCCTGACCGCCATCGCGCTGGTGATGATCGTGGTGCTGGCCGCCCTCGGCACCCGCTCGGCGCTGCTGGTGGGCTTCGCGATCCCCACCTCCTTCCTGCTCTGCTTTATCCTGCTCGGCGTCATGGGGATCACGATTTCCAACATCGTGATGTTCGGCCTGATCCTCGCCGTGGGGATGCTGGTGGACGGGGCCATCGTCGTGGTCGAATACGCCGACCGCCGCCTGTCCGAGGGCGCGCGCCCGATGCAAGCCTATACCGAGGCCGCCAAGCGCATGTTCTGGCCCATCGTCTCCTCGACCGCGACCACGCTCTGCGCCTTCCTGCCGATGCTGTTCTGGCCCGGCGTGCCCGGCGAATTCATGGGCATGCTGCCGGTCACGCTGATCTTCGTACTCTCCGCCTCCCTGATCGTGGCGCTGATCTACCTGCCGGTTCTGGGCGGCGTGGCGGCGCGCTTCAGCCGCCTGATCGAGACCTCGGCCATGGCCTTCAAGGGCCTGTTGCCGTGGTATGTCGCGCGCCTCGCTGTCACCATCGCCATGGGTTACGTGATGTTCCTCGCGGCGCTTCAGGTCGTGCGCAACGGGGTGCTCTTCACCCTGCCCGCCGCCCTCTCGCCCGTGGTGCAGATGGCCATCAGCGGCGCCGTCTTCGTGCTCGTCTGCGTGGTGATGTCGATCCTCGTCTCCTCCATCCAGCTGCCGCATCGCGAGAAGAAGGTCACCTCCGGCTACCGCCGCGGCGCCTTCGGCTGGTTCATCCACGCGCTGACCGGCAACCCGGTGATGCCGCTGGTTTCCATCGCTGCCGTGGGCTTCTTCGTCGTCAGCGTCTTCACCTACTTCGGCGAACACAGCCGCGGCGTGGAGTTCTTCGTCTCGACCGAGCCCGAGACCGCCATCGTCTACGTCCGCGCCCGCGGCAACCTCTCGATCGCCGAGCAGGACGCCATGGTCGCCCAGGTCGAGGAAATCGTGCTGAGTCAGGAGGGCGTGCGCGACGTCTTCGCCTTCGCGGGCTCCGGCGGGCTCGACAACAACACCGGCGGCGCGGCAGCCCCCGCCGACACGGTGGGCCAGGTGCAGATCGACCTCGAGCCCTGGGGCACGCGCCCCGGCGGTGACCTGATCCTCGAGCAGTTGCAGGCCCGCCTCGACCGCCTGCCGGGTTTCGAGACCGAGATCTTCTCGGTCGCCACCGGCCCCGCGGCAGGCAAGCCGGTCTCGCTGCGCCTCTCCGGCGACAATTGGGAGGAATTGCAGGAAGCCACCCGTGTCGTGCGCGCCTATTACGAAGGGCTCGACGGGCTGACCCTCGTGGAAGACACCCTGCCCCTGCCCGGCATCGATTGGGAGATAAACGTCGACGTGGAGGCCGCGGGCCGTTTCGGTGCCGACGTGCAGACCGTGGGCGCCATGGTGCAGCTTGTCACCCGGGGCATCCTGCTCGACACCATGCGCGTGCCCACCTCGGACGAGGAGATCGACATCCGCGTCCGCTTCCCCGAGGAGGCCCGCGTCCTCTCCACCCTCGACAGCCTGCGCGTGCGCACCCCCGACGGGCTGATCCCGCTGTCGAATTTCGTCACCTACGCCCCCGCGCCGCAGCTGGCCACGATCGAGCGCATCGACCAGTCGCGCTTCTTCATGGTGAAGGCCGATGTCCTCTCCGGGTTGGAGCAGGTCTCCGACGCCGAGGGCACGCCCGTCGCAATGCTCCGCGATGTCGCCGAGATCGCCACCGGCGGCAGCGTGGAGCTGACCTACGCCGACACCGACTACCAGATCTTTGCGCGCTACACGGACCTCACACCGGATCAGATCGAGGCGGGACTGCTGGCAGGCGATCTCACCACCACCCCGGTGAACGCCAACGAGCGGATCGAGAACCTGACCGAGTGGCTGGAGACGGAATCCCCCCTGCCCGCCTCGGTCTCATGGGAATGGGCGGGCGACCAGGAGGAACAGGAGGAATCCCAGGCCTTCCTCTCCTCCGCCTTCGCCGCCGCGCTCGGGTTGATGTTCATCATCCTGCTGGCGCAGTTCAACTCGATCTACAATGCGGTGCTGGTGCTTCTGGCCGTGGTCCTCTCCACCACCGGGGTGCTGATCGGCATGCTGGTGATGGACCAGACGTTCTCGATCATCATGACCGGCACCGGCATCGTGGCGCTGGCCGGCATCGTGGTGAACAACAACATCGTGCTGATCGATACCTATCAGGAATACGCGCGCTTCATGCCCCGGCTGGAAGCCATCGTGCGCACCGCCGAAGCCCGCATCCGCCCGGTCCTTTTGACCACGATCACCACCATGGCCGGCCTCGCGCCGATGATGTACGGCATCTCTCTCGATTTCGGCGACGGCGGCTACACGATCAACAGCCCGACCGCGCTCTGGTGGAAACAGCTCGCGACAGCCGTGGTCTTCGGCCTCGGCATCGCCACGGTGCTTACCTTGGTCTTCACCCCCTCGCTGCTGGCGCTCCGGGTCTGGTTCTGGACCATCCTCGGCGGCGCCTTCCGCGCCCTTGCACTTCTGGGCGCACGCCGCCTCAGCGTGCGGGCCCAGGATTGGGCGCTGAAACGGCAGGCCCGACGCACCCGGGATCCGGTGATCTTCTGGGATGAAGAACCCGCGCCCGCGCAACCGGACAACCCCACACCGGCTGAGCACCCCGAGCCCGCGCAAGACGCGCTGATCGGCCCGCCGCGCCCCCCGGTCAACCGGCCAGAGCCCCCGGCCGATCCCTACGCGGACACCGAACTCGACAGCGACATCGGCCCCCGCCCGCCGCTCCGCGCCGCCGAATAG
- a CDS encoding TIGR00730 family Rossman fold protein, whose protein sequence is MRRLSLCVYCGSRMGADPAYGEMAAALGAEMARRDIRLVYGAGDVGLMGTVARAAQAGGAETFGVIPTHLMNLEVGKVDLTSFVVTETMHERKKVMFMNADAVVVLPGGAGSLDEFFEVLTWRQLGLHDKKIFLMNTNGYWDPLRNLVDHVVAQGFADESLLSLVETVPDVAALMSALDGPA, encoded by the coding sequence ATGAGACGACTGTCTTTGTGTGTCTATTGTGGCTCTCGCATGGGCGCAGACCCCGCGTACGGCGAGATGGCTGCCGCTTTGGGAGCCGAGATGGCGCGCCGCGATATCCGGCTGGTTTACGGCGCGGGCGACGTCGGCCTCATGGGCACGGTGGCCCGGGCGGCGCAGGCCGGCGGGGCCGAAACCTTCGGCGTGATCCCCACCCACCTGATGAACCTCGAAGTCGGCAAGGTGGATCTGACCAGCTTCGTTGTCACCGAGACGATGCACGAGCGCAAGAAGGTCATGTTCATGAACGCCGACGCGGTCGTGGTGCTGCCCGGCGGCGCGGGCTCGCTGGACGAGTTCTTCGAGGTTCTGACGTGGCGCCAATTGGGGCTGCACGACAAGAAGATCTTCCTGATGAACACCAACGGCTACTGGGACCCACTGCGCAACCTTGTCGACCACGTGGTTGCACAAGGCTTCGCGGATGAAAGCCTTCTATCGCTGGTGGAGACCGTGCCGGACGTGGCGGCGCTGATGTCCGCGCTCGACGGTCCCGCCTGA